The DNA sequence GTGGTCGCCGTCCTCGGCGTGGCGCTGGGCCTGCTGTGCAGCGCGTTCGCCCGCACCGAGTTCCAGGCGGTGCAGTTCATGCCGCTCATCGTCGGGCCGCAGCTGTTCCTGTGCGGGTTGCTGGCGCCGCGCGAATCCTTGCCCGGCTGGCTGGAGGCGATCAGCAACGTGCTGCCGCTGAGCTACGCGGTGAGTGCGATGAAGCAGGTGGCGGCGCATCCGTCACCGACCGGCGCGATGTGGCGGGACCTCGCGGTGGTCGCCGGGTTCGCCGTGGTGTCGCTGTGTCTGGCGGCCGCGACGATGCGGCGGCGAACCGCGTGAGCGGCGGGCCGCAGTCTCGCGGCGGGCGGCGGCCGGGCAAGTCCGGCACCCGCGAGCAGATCCTCGCCGCGGCGCGGGCGCGGTTCGCGGAGTCCGGCTTCGACAGGGTGAGCGTCCGCGCCATCGCCGCCGACGCCGCCGTCGACCCGGCCCTGGTCCACCACTACTTCGGCACCAAACGGAACCTCTTCGCCGCCGCGCTGGCCCTGCCCGTAGACCCGGAGACGGTGCTCGCGCAGGTCCGCGCAGTGCCCGTCGACCAGATAGCCCGCGCCGTCCTGCGCGCGGTGGTCGGGCTGTGGGACTCGCCGCAGGGGGCTGCGGTGGTCGGTGCGTTCCGCACCATCCTCGGTGGCGGCGATCCGCAGCTCATCCGCTCGTTCATTCTCGAAGTGGCGCTCAAGGAGGTGCGCGGGCGCGTCGATGCGCCGCCCGGGTCCGCCGATGTGCGCGTGAGCCTCGCGGCGTCGCACATGATCGGGATCCTCGTGGCCCGCCGGATCCTCGAGATCGAGCCGCTCGCCTCGATGTCCCTCGACGAGCTGGTGGAACGGTGCGCGCCGCAGATCCAGCACTACCTCACCGGGCCGTTCGAGGCGTGAGGGGCGGGGCAGGTCCTCAGCCGGCTGATCAAGCGATCCGTGCACGTTTCGGCCACTCGAACGTGCACAGATCGCTTGATCGTCGACGTCGGAGTGCCGCGAATCCCACCGACCCGCCGTGGGTGTCGGCCCCGTGCGGCAGGATGTATACCACGGTGCAGGAGCAAGGGGAGGCGGTTGCTGATGAGTCGGGGCAAGCGGATGAGTCGGGGCGTTCGGGCGTCATGGAAAACCCTGCTCGTCAGGGCGGGCGCGGCGGCGGGCGCCCTGGCGGTGGGCGCGGCCGGCACGGCGGCACTGGGCGCACCGGCCACAGCCGCACCGCCGTCCTCGCTCGACGGCGCGACACAGGTGATGGATTGTGCGCACGAACTCGTCAAGGAGCCCGCGGACATCATCCTCTTCTGCGCCGATGCGAACGGCGGCTTCACCGACATCACCTGGTACCTGTGGACGGACCAGCTGGCCGTGGGCACCGCCAACAAGTACTGGAACGACTGCGACCCCACCTGCTACCAGGGCACCTTCCACAAGGAGCCGGTGTGGATCGCCCTGCACGACGTGGCCGCCACCGACGACGGCCCCGCGTTCCGCACGCTCACGTCCGTCGACGATTCCGGTCCGCACGACGTGCCGCTGCCCGGGTTCCCCGTCACCGGCCCCATCGACTTCCCGTAGCAGCGCACC is a window from the Tomitella gaofuii genome containing:
- a CDS encoding TetR family transcriptional regulator, whose protein sequence is MSGGRDDAAANRVSGGPQSRGGRRPGKSGTREQILAAARARFAESGFDRVSVRAIAADAAVDPALVHHYFGTKRNLFAAALALPVDPETVLAQVRAVPVDQIARAVLRAVVGLWDSPQGAAVVGAFRTILGGGDPQLIRSFILEVALKEVRGRVDAPPGSADVRVSLAASHMIGILVARRILEIEPLASMSLDELVERCAPQIQHYLTGPFEA